The window GGCTCGCCTCCCTGTGACTGGCTCACGGCAGTTGGGTTCGGCGAGTCCCGCTTGTGGCCACTCGCCCTTGAGCGCCATCCTGTCATGGGATGTTTCAGCGTTCTACAGCAACTCCAGCAAAAACGGCAGCTCCTGCGGCGCGTACCAGGCCAACTCGTGGTCCTCGGCGTCGCCCAGGGTGAATTCGGCGTCCGGGTCGCCCAGGTCGGCGGCGTCGACGACCGCGGCGGCGGCCCGCACGGCGTCCTGCGCGTCCTCGGTGTCGAGGTGGATCGCGGCGATCACCTTCATCGGGATCGGACCGGCCAGCTTGACCACCGCGTAGTCCAGGTCGGGCCGCAGCAGCGCGCCGTCGACGTCGGCGGAGACGACCGCGCGGCGCATGGCGGTCTTCGGGTCTTTGGCCAACTCGGCGTTGAGCAGGCGCAGCGAGGCCCGGGCGGCGTCGAGCATGGCGGCGTACTCCAGTTCCTCGTCACCGCCGGTCGCGTACGACTCACGCAGGGCGGGGGTCAGCGAGAACGCGGTGTTGCCCACCGCGACCAGCTCCCCGCTGGAGTTGAGCTCATCCAGCATGGCCACCGTCGCCGGTACGTACACCCTCACAGCACCCTCACAGTCACGCTCACGGTCACACTCGAACTGTCGTCATCAGCTCTTCCACAGACTCTTCCACCAT is drawn from Actinokineospora alba and contains these coding sequences:
- a CDS encoding DUF6912 family protein, yielding MRVYVPATVAMLDELNSSGELVAVGNTAFSLTPALRESYATGGDEELEYAAMLDAARASLRLLNAELAKDPKTAMRRAVVSADVDGALLRPDLDYAVVKLAGPIPMKVIAAIHLDTEDAQDAVRAAAAVVDAADLGDPDAEFTLGDAEDHELAWYAPQELPFLLELL